The proteins below come from a single Malus domestica chromosome 03, GDT2T_hap1 genomic window:
- the LOC103426168 gene encoding probable serine/threonine-protein kinase PBL3 isoform X1, whose product MMGNCCRKSTKCAHASSINFSGSTKSNGKQQMDSSSCSQQSTSGNLNQALVASKADISVPTNLKSFSFSDLKNATRNFRPESLLGEGGFGWVYKGWIDANTLAPTKPGTGLVVAIKRLKRESFQGHKEWLAEVNYLGQLRHENLVKLIGYCSESDNRLLVYEFMPRGSLENHLFRKGVQPITWAVRMNIAIDVARGLSFLHSLDANVIYRDLKASNILLDSDFSARLSDFGLARDGPTGDNTHVSTRVVGTRGYAAPEYVATGHLSPKSDVYSFGVVLLELLSGRRAMDDERAGSVEETLVDWAKPFISDSRRVLRIMDTRLGGQYSKKAAQAAAELALQCFHTDPKYRPLMIDVLATMERIHPKDTLRTQQHKLDDHGVKHLNHHPHT is encoded by the exons ATGATGGGAAACTGCTGCAGAAAATCTACCAAGTGTGCTCatgcttcttccatcaacttctCTG GAAGTACAAAGTCTAATGGCAAGCAACAGATGGATAGTAGCTCTTGCTCGCAGCAGTCAACGTCTGGGAATTTGAATCAAGCTTTAGTAGCATCCAAAGCTGATATATCCGTCCCTACCAACCTCAAGTCCTTCAGTTTCAGTGATCTCAAAAATGCTACTAGGAACTTCCGCCCAGAGAGTCTGCTCGGAGAGGGAGGGTTTGGGTGGGTATATAAAGGATGGATTGATGCAAACACATTAGCTCCCACTAAACCTGGAACTGGGTTAGTGGTGGCCATCAAGAGGCTCAAGCGAGAAAGCTTTCAAGGCCACAAGGAATGGCTT GCAGAAGTGAACTATCTTGGTCAGCTTCGCCATGAAAATCTTGTGAAACTCATAGGGTATTGCTCAGAATCTGACAACAGACTTCTGGTTTATGAATTCATGCCAAGGGGAAGTTTGGAGAATCATTTGTTTAGAA AAGGTGTTCAACCCATCACTTGGGCTGTTCGGATGAATATTGCAATTGATGTTGCACGGGGGTTATCTTTCTTACATAGTTTAGATGCTAATGTCATCTACCGTGACTTGAAAGCTTCCAACATTCTACTTGATTCG GATTTCAGTGCTCGGCTTTCAGATTTTGGGTTAGCAAGAGATGGTCCTACTGGAGATAATACTCATGTTTCAACCAGAGTGGTCGGAACTCGAGGCTACGCTGCACCAGAATATGTTGCTACAG GTCACTTGTCGCCAAAGAGTGATGTGTACAGCTTCGGGGTTGTTTTGTTAGAGCTTCTATCAGGGAGACGAGCAATGGACGATGAGAGAGCTGGGAGTGTCGAGGAAACATTGGTGGATTGGGCAAAGCCATTCATAAGTGATAGTAGACGAGTTTTAAGAATCATGGACACAAGGTTGGGGGGTCAATACTCGAAGAAAGCAGCCCAAGCTGCAGCTGAACTTGCTTTACAGTGCTTCCATACAGACCCAAAATATAGGCCACTCATGATTGATGTTCTAGCCACAATGGAACGAATCCACCCAAAGGACACGTTACGAACACAACAACACAAGTTAGACGATCATGGGGTCAAGCACTTGAACCATCATCCTCACACGTAA
- the LOC103426168 gene encoding probable serine/threonine-protein kinase PBL3 isoform X2 translates to MDSSSCSQQSTSGNLNQALVASKADISVPTNLKSFSFSDLKNATRNFRPESLLGEGGFGWVYKGWIDANTLAPTKPGTGLVVAIKRLKRESFQGHKEWLAEVNYLGQLRHENLVKLIGYCSESDNRLLVYEFMPRGSLENHLFRKGVQPITWAVRMNIAIDVARGLSFLHSLDANVIYRDLKASNILLDSDFSARLSDFGLARDGPTGDNTHVSTRVVGTRGYAAPEYVATGHLSPKSDVYSFGVVLLELLSGRRAMDDERAGSVEETLVDWAKPFISDSRRVLRIMDTRLGGQYSKKAAQAAAELALQCFHTDPKYRPLMIDVLATMERIHPKDTLRTQQHKLDDHGVKHLNHHPHT, encoded by the exons ATGGATAGTAGCTCTTGCTCGCAGCAGTCAACGTCTGGGAATTTGAATCAAGCTTTAGTAGCATCCAAAGCTGATATATCCGTCCCTACCAACCTCAAGTCCTTCAGTTTCAGTGATCTCAAAAATGCTACTAGGAACTTCCGCCCAGAGAGTCTGCTCGGAGAGGGAGGGTTTGGGTGGGTATATAAAGGATGGATTGATGCAAACACATTAGCTCCCACTAAACCTGGAACTGGGTTAGTGGTGGCCATCAAGAGGCTCAAGCGAGAAAGCTTTCAAGGCCACAAGGAATGGCTT GCAGAAGTGAACTATCTTGGTCAGCTTCGCCATGAAAATCTTGTGAAACTCATAGGGTATTGCTCAGAATCTGACAACAGACTTCTGGTTTATGAATTCATGCCAAGGGGAAGTTTGGAGAATCATTTGTTTAGAA AAGGTGTTCAACCCATCACTTGGGCTGTTCGGATGAATATTGCAATTGATGTTGCACGGGGGTTATCTTTCTTACATAGTTTAGATGCTAATGTCATCTACCGTGACTTGAAAGCTTCCAACATTCTACTTGATTCG GATTTCAGTGCTCGGCTTTCAGATTTTGGGTTAGCAAGAGATGGTCCTACTGGAGATAATACTCATGTTTCAACCAGAGTGGTCGGAACTCGAGGCTACGCTGCACCAGAATATGTTGCTACAG GTCACTTGTCGCCAAAGAGTGATGTGTACAGCTTCGGGGTTGTTTTGTTAGAGCTTCTATCAGGGAGACGAGCAATGGACGATGAGAGAGCTGGGAGTGTCGAGGAAACATTGGTGGATTGGGCAAAGCCATTCATAAGTGATAGTAGACGAGTTTTAAGAATCATGGACACAAGGTTGGGGGGTCAATACTCGAAGAAAGCAGCCCAAGCTGCAGCTGAACTTGCTTTACAGTGCTTCCATACAGACCCAAAATATAGGCCACTCATGATTGATGTTCTAGCCACAATGGAACGAATCCACCCAAAGGACACGTTACGAACACAACAACACAAGTTAGACGATCATGGGGTCAAGCACTTGAACCATCATCCTCACACGTAA